The Helianthus annuus cultivar XRQ/B chromosome 15, HanXRQr2.0-SUNRISE, whole genome shotgun sequence genomic sequence TCTTTTTTTTAAGTTAGGTCATTTTCTACCTCGATTACCTTTGTCTGGTCGGTCCAAATATGAGCTCGATAACTCCCGAATCAGCTTTGTATCACACATTAACACGTGTTAGGGTGAGAGGGGCGTCTTCGGGGAGGGCAAGCGGGGAGGGGTTTCACCGGTCGGGGAGTACACCGCCATTGATGCGGTGAGTAGAGAGAGGAGGGAGGGTAGGTGGCGGCTCACCGATgagaggggaggagagagagaggagagaggagagaggggaCCAATCACAgcttttctttattttattttatttttttttttaaaaaaaccaattcacctaataggggagtggcgccatcaaatgggggtgttaggggagtttaagaggggagttgacgtggcacacggggattggtttggcgtaagagagggcactcacctattaggtgtgcacccccttcacccttataCACTAATCTTGTCATAATCTTCACCACTTGCGTAATCCTAATGCATGTGAAATATCTTGATAAGATGTAATCTATTTAATCAAAATCATCTCTTTAATCTGATCGAATGAAGCATATCCCTCTACCGGATCATCAAGTGATTCACACAGGTATCAATAAAACATGGTTTGtgttagggatgagcatttggtattgGGTATCGGTATCGAACCGTACCGagtattttcggtatcggttgccattttctttgtttttcggtaccggtacgatACCGGTATTTACGAATAAAACACCGgtaagtaccggtaccgaaccaaTGTATTCAGTACCAGTATCACTTTTCCCCattttttggtaccggtaccggttcggtacccaACAGATACCGTGCTCATTCCTAGTTTGTGTTATactttaatatttaatttttggATATTCTAATGGGAGGTAACTTTAGCACATTCTTCTAGGTTCTAAAAAGGGGTTGAAAATTGTGTGACCATTAAGACGAACATCCGTTGTGggattttttggcgttttttccaaaaaaaaaaaacaccccaCAACGCCTTGGAAACCGCATCCTTGggcgtttttttttcaaaaatttggcTCTAGCGTTTTATTTAAAACGCCAATTTCGCACGAGGATCGATAATGGACCGTTGTGTCCAAcagtaacaaaaaaaattatttatttagaTCCACCTTTTTTACCTAAAAAAACCCCACTGTTCActcctttttttttataaattttacccTCTTCTCTTCATACTACTTCATATtttataaagagtaaattacgattttggcctctgtggttatatcacttttacctttTTAGCCCAAAAGTAATCTTATAACATCTGAGcctccaacgtcttttttttaacccttttgacCCCTAACAGTAACCTGGTTAAAAACTTGTAATGTGTCTCTCACAGGAGGGGCATTTATGCAATTCACCTATTcacttataaaataataaattcatGTGGACTCCACCTTtgttattaaataaaataatttaaccCCACTCACCACCCCCGTCAACTAATCACCAGCGACCACCACCATCTCCGACCAaatctaccaccaccaccaccacctaacACCTCCACAACACATAACACCACCAAACATTACCTACTAAAACCTTATCATTCCCGACCAACACAACACATTCGTATAATATCAACCCACAAAcagcttgtacattgtgcttaaTAATCAGTACATTTTGAGCATCAAGAAACACAATCTTTAGCTTAACCCATGGTTCTTCAAGCTTCTCTTCTTCCTTCTGCAATCACTGTTAACAAAGAGGTATAAAAATGCAAAATTTCATTCAATTTTGTTCTCTTTTTGTTGCTCTGTTTTGATCTGTAATGTGAAACAGGGGAATGGAGcttttgttttgaaaaatgttaAATCTGATTTCAGCACAACACATTCGTATAATAACTAATAAGAATGATCATTCACAATCGACCAACTATATACAACTCAAAACATATAATAATTGATCCTAAAACTAAGGTTAGTGTAATAATCTCATTAAGTAATTCCAAATCAAGAAATGAGGCAGAATACAGAGGTTTTAAGTATAAATAAATGGTGATAATTAGGGCGGAAGTTTCAACAATGGTGGATTCGAATGAATTAAACAAAGGCTTACTATAAGGATGTTTCCAATGATCGATTGAAAGTGGACACTCGTGACTGCCGGCGTCGGAAGACGTTGATGAATAAGTTTCACTTTCAGCGAGTTCTATGATCCAACGGTTGACGTTGATAGATACTTATTTTGTGCCATCCTCACACTCGAATTTcgaataattaattaatttattatcCTAAAAGTGAATAGGTGAATTGTCAtaaatgcccctcatgtgagAGGCACATGACAAGTTTTTAACCAAGTAAATGGATAAGGTTAGTGTTAgaggccaaaagggttagaaaaaaagacgttgggggctcaaatgttaaaaatttctttttgggctaaagagtaaaagtgatataaccataggggccaaaatcgtaatttactttTTATGAGAAAATTATATCATGGATCCCTTCCGACCCCCTTTTGGTGTTCCGTCTAGACCCGACAACCAAACTTCATATCGCCCGAACACCACTCAACCGCAACCGTCCTTCAATTTCCAAGATATGGACCCAAGTATGTTGTCGTACGCACAAATATTAGGCATCTCCCCGTAATTCTTTCACGGTCCGCACGACTTTGCATCCATGGGCGGTTCAAAACCATCTCAAGAAGAAACCGAGCCCGACATTGAAACGGTACCGGAGACACAACCTGAGCCTGTAGTCGAGGCGTCTCAACATGGTAAACGGTCTCATAAAAAAAGAGTCAAACGCTCCACGCCGGAGTCAAACCTACCTAGCTTGGTCGAAAGATGAGGAGTACGCGTTAGCACGGGCTTCGGCAAATTTCgaaatgaaacaagatttcgaATAGATGAACCAACGCCTACAAGACATTCGAGACCTCGGTCATATGCGTTTGGAGACAATGCAAGAACGAAACGCCGAAAACAAAAAATTTGACGTGCTACAAGAATCGAGACAAATTGAGAAACACATAGAATTTTTGTCTAAACTGATCGATCACCTCGTAGGAGACGCGTTGATCCGAGCGGAAATGCGTCAGCCACAAATCCGTGACAAATACAGACTTtagatattatgttttattttttgcatttttcggttttttattttttattttttatttttagcaatgtaattttttttacttaatgaaatattattagttttagtttgaaaaaaaacaaaaaaaaaatcataattggGTAATTATTGGATGGGGCATTATTAggcattataccactacaccaATTTAAACAAATGCTCTATATACCCTAAAGCTGATTGGACCACCACATGACGGATCATGCCCAAAAATAGGGCATTAGGCCTTGGGGTATACTTTAACTCTTTTTAACACCACCTAGGTGTCACATCACTTACTTTTCTCCATTTCACTTTACCTCACATCAAGGAAATGGTTTAACCCTCTTAACTTTATTCTTTTAATGGTTTgagtaggcctgtaaacgaaccgaacgaacacgaacacaggcatgttcgtgttcgtttatttaactttaaccgaacacgaacatgaacacgaacatataatcgaacacatttttttgttcgtgtttgttcattaagaaatcaggcatgttcgtgttcgtttatgtttgtcgTTTAAatcctaaacgaacagttcacaaacataaacgaacacaaatgaacataagcAAAAAAAACTAATtgaacatatttgaataaacataaacaaacataaattaacatttattaaacaaacataaacaaacataaatgaacgtaATTGTACATatataaacaaacacaatttaacattagtgaacataaacaaacaagtctaatatagtacagttcatccgaaaacacatctaaacTAGGGCTCATAGATACTAAAATTTAgtagttttttatataaatattaagtaaGTAATCAATTATGATCTaggaaaaattttaaaatttaatttCTATAACTAGAAAACTCAATTACTAATTAGTTAtgtttatataagtagttagaacacttaatatttatataaatataactatttatgcatttatattatttaaacgaacgttcacgaacataaatgaacgaacacagggtgtgttcatgtttgttcatttagttaaacgaacaaaattttttgttcgtgttcgttcgtttattaaataaacgaacataaacgaactttccgctgaacaagttcacgaacagttcatgaacgtttggtTTGTTTACAGGCCTAGGTTTGAGTGTAAAAACTTTTAATGGTTTGGGTGTAAAAAAAGGAAAACAAATTAAGACAATCTCTTAACATcatgtaggggtgttcaaaactatacgtatccgaaaatccgatctgaaatatccgatatccgaaatatccgaaaaattggatatccgaaattcggatatccgaatttttcggattcggatagtgattttcaaaattttcggatatccgaaatatccgaaaatttaattttcattttttcggttatccgaatatccgaaaatatctgaagtatccgaaaatatccgaaatccGAAAATCTCCaaaatatccgaaaactaatattcggatatccgaaactatccaaaatatccgtttccgaatacgaaaaaataaaaaaaaataaaaattaaataaaaagttgaattttcggatatccgattcactatccgaatccgtatccgaaatttcggatatccgaatttcggatacggattcggatagtgaaatctggtatccaaaaatttcggatatccgaattttcggatatccggttttgaacacccctaacatcatgttaacatgttaacatatAATCCCTTTAACACCCCTTAACACAAGAAGAGAGTGGTTTGCAATGTCGTTTAACATGTCATGTCATCGTTAACACCCTAGATGTTAAGGTACACCCAATGGCCTTATATTCACCCACACTACACATGTTCTAAACAGGGTTACAAATTATTCAGTGATTGTTTTTTGCAAATCAAGATTTTCTTTAGTCCCttttttttcatttgaaaagaagTGTAAGAGCATAAAAGTTTTATGCACCCAGGATCAATTACTTTAGGAAAAAGAAACACTTTTCATCAAATTATAAAAAGGCCATGTATATGTGTACACTTTTTTTAAGACAACCTCCGATCCAAAAGGGCAAAAGGCCAAACATAACAACACCCCCGACCTAAACGGGCAAAGGGCCAAAACTTACAGCATATACATAGGATATTTACACCACTCCTTCCAACTAATATATTTACCTGAAGATCTACTTTTAACCCACCCATAACCTCTCGACTTAATCTCAACCATAATATCTTGCGAACTTCTCTTGATCTGATTGAAGACCAACTCGTTTCTACCTTTCCAAACACACCAACCCGAAATTATAACCAGCCCCAGGATAATCTTTTTCGCTTTCTTTCCAACTTGAATAGAGTTTTGAATATCCATTAAATCTTTGTATTCAAAAGCAAAGATCGGAGGAATGTTGCTCCATGAGATGACAGCCACCCACACCCTAATAGCCACCGTACAAGCAGTGAATAAATGATCCACTGACTCCTCGTACTCATCGCAGAAAGGGCACATGACCAAAGTAATATCCACTTTCCTTCTTCTTAAATTAACTCTAATAGCAAGCCTATCCAAGTTACCTTTCCAAGCCATTATGTTACATTTGAGAGGCACCCATTTGCACCACTCGAAGTTTGGGAGATTGCTATTTCCCCTATACTTGATAAGAGCCTTTTTTACAGAATTTACCAAGAAACCTTCCTAACTGTCGTCGTTCCAAATCCACGCATCCTTGTCATTGGACAATCTCACCATGTTGATAACGTCTTGTCATTCTTCCCATTCCTTCAACTCTATAACCGACTCAGGTTGTCTAACCCAACTCTAAGAATAGCGACCATTTCCTTGATCCGTAACAATCATGTCTGAGACCCTGCAAGTTTTACACGAATCCAAAGCAAACAGATGTGACCATCTTTCCATGAAAGGAAGATCGCCCAACCAGGTGTCTATCCAAAAACAGATATCAACCTCGTTCCCCACCTTACCCAGAATCATCCAATTTAATCCTTTGCCATTTATTTTCATTTCAGAAATCGATTTCACAATGTTATTCCAACACCCCGTAGAATTACCATTGAGCGACAGGAAACTTTTTTGGTTGTTTTTACTATGACACGCTTCCACCACTTTTCTCCATAAATTATGATATTCGACCCTATATCTCCAACCCCACTTATAAAGGAGAGCCTCGTTAACTTCCTTAAGTTTGTTAATAACCAAACCCCTTTTTTTCTTGGGCCATGAGACCCAAGCCACCCAGTTCATCTTGTTATTATCATTAGAACCCACCTAAAGAAACTTTCTCATTTTTGCTTCAAGAATCTTAATTATACCGACTGCGGCTTTATATAACGAAAAGTAATAAATAGGAAGACTCTCCAAAACAGAATTAATCAAAGTAAGCCcgtcgcaacccccgccccctatctgtcccgggaacgggcggccgcgagcatCAGTtttagtggtatcggtgtttatcaatttggcagcggaaattacatcaggatcgtagttaggaaatattttatcagagtaaaacaccacattttatataaataaatatattgggataaaacccaagttttcattacaaactgatttataggggtaaaccccattttattgaaataaaacatcttctttatttaggtaacttttatagccacttttccaagccttcagtgctgtccagctggcttctatttggctttcacattttgttacctgaaacgcgtttaaaaacattttgtcagtgggaaatactggtgagtgattcccagtttaatcaagaagagttttatcttttaacagtgttgagagcgattacaatgtttacatctacacaattactcattcagtactgtcaatcctgactggtgggtcatattacacattggctaactctttgtccaatggtaacgtgttcctcattttgtatacaaaaccccaacataccgacagtaattgaAGAACTAGAAAGACTTAATCACTACtaattataaattaaaataattaaggttttgtaaaaacagtttataaaaaggtttgcaaaaaggagattactcaccttgctgtcttagggttttctttaaggatttcctagtgattatctataaattacacaaatgcacacgcgtttgtataataacccaatatttacattagtaataccctccccgagacggcattccaacgactacatcgggcagaaccacgacagccgttacggaaccctggatcaatcgggcagcgtatctaatacattaccggggttatgatacttacaacgaggcagaacttcgttatttagggggtatttaTGCCCGCTATAGTGCTTatatgtaacaactgccactaaaatcaataattaggacgataattagtcaataaggaaaccctaattgagacacccaaataattctgcactaaccctaaaattttcagaataatcagaatcaggatcagggcccctaaaactcaaggggggtaaaccctaatcaaTATTTATCTGCGAAATTCGTTGTCTAAATTCTGAAATCTCAAAACAGcaactcagcaggcctatacccacgacaaggctaccctaggccaTAGGGGTGTGCCCCGCGATACGCGACAGGCACGGGCAAACCagtcgcgacacgcgggaggtacCAAATTCGGGTATATATAGGGGGGTCTGGGACTGAATCAGATTGCTCACTTCGACGTTAAAACTCATAATATACACTGAGTTATACGTAAATTACTATCAAACACACACAAATCACGGAacgctgccacaatcagggtaataactcgatcgctattacgattcaacgtccgatcgattataactatccaacgattgtccgagtgctgctcaaattgagcttgtgctttgttattcattgtgatttcaacttgaatatttgagtgctgttcgaattcggactatgctctgtcattcgttgtgaatccattgaattgttaagtatcgcacttgataatagttgtgagggtttaatctcgtgaattgacgtaactgctgaattagttactaatcccgtttgtgtgtgcattgttatttaaactaggttagaaggctaatcagtaaagcttatactctgctcgtaaatctgcaatgtgagtcattctacttttataaacacttttctcatagtttgtgagtcaactgttttacaaaactccaagttattttccaaagttataattacagggattaagtctatgtaatcaccaaattacagccggtatgtggggttttgtatacattacttgtttcccgtcacacttggacaaacgggtggccaaggggtgatctgaccacagtcacagacaccattggacaaatgggctagccaatggatggtcgagtgacaaatactgtgggtagttggtttgatatcagaaacattgtaattccccttaatactgtagattataacaaatgtgtcgttttcagtaaactggatgattcactcagtatttccctgctgataaaacctttttcaaacatgtttcaggtgatatggtatgagcaaagaaaagtgccgtggagcactcccagcttagaaaagtggctcaatgtaaataaataaatgaacatgttttgaaaataaagatttccctgagaaatcacgttattgtaaatttcgggaatttatccctaaattatgaaacgggcagtttgaattattaaaagatcctgttttgaaaagacttccgctgtcgcctaaattaaataccacgggattcctgtccagcggctcctgaaacgggtcaaaccgggtcgggggtcgtgacaggaaaaggtggtatcagagacactgttttaagcttactgattaagctcattaTTTTTAATTAGGAAAATTCTagttgtcattctgtgaatatatgcttattaactgattaattgttaaaattacggtatgggtaaacaaaagatttctgctatctatcgcaaattagatagtacacctaaagaacagggaacctcttcctccaaatctcccaccaatttagaagagggaatctttgtccgtaaggcaaattatgaaaacccacttacaccggagaaaaggaattcaatccttagaaaaggtcaagagaaaaagaaaccccgaaccaagagagtgaggtttaacccagaaattcaggaaattaataataatccaccaagggaaaataacttagatgaaaaatgggcaaatctgtgtatgctcgctactgtagcagaaaatgcaaatctttaagctttaaacctagaaatatttacttcccagtaaataaataaatagatctgagtgtgttctgtttgctgtatgttgtacaaattggtgtgcaataaaaatgtttatttgttaagctttgttccaaagttttaacttagcattttgtgcattttgcatatatgccgtacagcatgaatgagatgtcggaagcatttcagaatctcaacctctatcctgtgccaattgaagtctcccacaacttcactggttacattgctgacatagaggaacctttggaattccaagctccaccgctggaaaaagcaaaacctaaaaagaagagaagatatgtagggtggcgaaaagtgcgcagaaggaaacctaggagactccccaaaatagaaaatcctgtgagtgtgagcaagggaaaagaaatagaaaccagagaaagttccaagccagcagaaatagggatagacctaaagcaaaagggaatagagatcggagaaagctctaaacagtctgaggaaatcacattccatgacgaaatagaccgcctactggataattgtgatgttctagagcctatcaacgataatctcttctcttatcctgctacagcccaatttccaataaacctaggaccagctattccagacccactagttcacacccgaccattaggccaaatggaggaatggtggaccaatgactggcaattccaaaatatagttaatagtccctatagttttctcccacagtttgatccagaacctatccctaatccgccaatgagctatgaaaatttagctgagctacgtcagtttggtgaagaactgataggcaccgggaataggatccgggaaatgggggagcagatttcttggaagtacgacgagagggaac encodes the following:
- the LOC110914146 gene encoding uncharacterized protein LOC110914146, encoding MAWKGNLDRLAIRVNLRRRKVDITLVMCPFCDEYEESVDHLFTACTVAIRVWVAVISWSNIPPIFAFEYKDLMDIQNSIQVGKKAKKIILGLVIISGWCVWKGRNELVFNQIKRSSQDIMVEIKSRGYGWVKSRSSGKYISWKEWCKYPMYML